A region of Canis lupus familiaris isolate Mischka breed German Shepherd chromosome 38, alternate assembly UU_Cfam_GSD_1.0, whole genome shotgun sequence DNA encodes the following proteins:
- the LOC608848 gene encoding T-cell surface glycoprotein CD1a isoform X3 gives MLFLQLVLLAVLLPEGDSEDDSQEPVSFRVIRTSSLYNRSWTQNQGSVWLDDVQIHAWDNKNRTFVFRWPWAQGDLSNEERMEADQLFYSNYIFYNLVYHDHVSQWQLEYPFQVQMEIGCELRIGEPFSGFMRYAYQGTDLIHFQNTSWRPSPKGGSRAQQASSVFNQYHEDNEFTHELITGYCPRYVLSLLDVGKADLQRQVRPEAWLSAGPSPGPGRLQLVCHVSGFYPKPVQVTWMRGEQEQQGTQREQPHSVGLVFLVVIVPLVLLAGLAWWLWKRWKAHWRPQCMDFPSEQEPSSPSSSTYLNPAQH, from the exons ATGCTCTTCCTGCAACTTGTGCTGTTGGCGGTTCTCCTCCCGGAGGGTGACAGCGAAGATG ATTCCCAAGAACCAGTCTCCTTCCGAGTCATTAGAACCTCATCCCTCTACAACCGTTCCTGGACACAAAATCAAGGCTCAGTTTGGCTGGATGATGTGCAGATTCATGCCTGGGACAACAAGAATCGAACTTTCGTTTTCCGGTGGCCTTGGGCCCAGGGAGACTTAAGCAACGAAGAGCGGATGGAAGCAGATCAGTTATTCTattcaaactatattttttataatctggTTTACCATGACCATGTCAGCCAATGGCAGCTTGAAT ATCCCTTTCAGGTACAGATGGAAATAGGCTGTGAGCTGCGCATTGGAGAACCTTTCTCAGGATTCATGAGGTATGCTTATCAAGGTACAGACCTTATACACTTCCAGAACACGTCATGGAGGCCATCTCCAAAGGGAGGAAGTAGGGCTCAACAGGCCTCCAGCGTATTCAATCAATACCATGAAGACAATGAATTCACACATGAGCTCATCACTGGCTACTGTCCGCGTTACGTCTTGAGTCTTCTTGATGTGGGGAAGGCGGATCTCCAGCGACAAG TGAGGCCCGAGGCCTGGCTGTCCGCTGgacccagccctgggcctggccgtCTGCAGCTGGTGTGCCACGTCTCCGGCTTCTACCCCAAGCCTGTGCAGGTGACGTGGATGCGGGGCGAGCAGGAGCAACAGGGCACCCAGCGAG AGCAGCCCCACTCCGTGGGCTTGGTCTTCCTGGTGGTGATCGTGCCCCTGGTGCTCCTGGCAGGCCTGGCGTGGTGGCTCTGGAAGCGCTG GAAAGCCCACTGGAGACCTCAGTGCATGGACTTCCCTTCGGAGCAGGAACCCAGCAGCCCAAGCTCCAGCACTTACCTAAACCCAGCTCAGCACTGA
- the LOC608848 gene encoding T-cell surface glycoprotein CD1a isoform X2, with protein MVRARVLSNGYRTREYSQEPVSFRVIRTSSLYNRSWTQNQGSVWLDDVQIHAWDNKNRTFVFRWPWAQGDLSNEERMEADQLFYSNYIFYNLVYHDHVSQWQLEYPFQVQMEIGCELRIGEPFSGFMRYAYQGTDLIHFQNTSWRPSPKGGSRAQQASSVFNQYHEDNEFTHELITGYCPRYVLSLLDVGKADLQRQVRPEAWLSAGPSPGPGRLQLVCHVSGFYPKPVQVTWMRGEQEQQGTQRGDVLPHADGTWYLQVSLDVKAKEAAGLSCRVRHSSLGGQDMVLHWEQPHSVGLVFLVVIVPLVLLAGLAWWLWKRWKAHWRPQCMDFPSEQEPSSPSSSTYLNPAQH; from the exons ATGGTGAGAGCTCGGGTCCTGTCTAATGGCTACAGGACcagagagt ATTCCCAAGAACCAGTCTCCTTCCGAGTCATTAGAACCTCATCCCTCTACAACCGTTCCTGGACACAAAATCAAGGCTCAGTTTGGCTGGATGATGTGCAGATTCATGCCTGGGACAACAAGAATCGAACTTTCGTTTTCCGGTGGCCTTGGGCCCAGGGAGACTTAAGCAACGAAGAGCGGATGGAAGCAGATCAGTTATTCTattcaaactatattttttataatctggTTTACCATGACCATGTCAGCCAATGGCAGCTTGAAT ATCCCTTTCAGGTACAGATGGAAATAGGCTGTGAGCTGCGCATTGGAGAACCTTTCTCAGGATTCATGAGGTATGCTTATCAAGGTACAGACCTTATACACTTCCAGAACACGTCATGGAGGCCATCTCCAAAGGGAGGAAGTAGGGCTCAACAGGCCTCCAGCGTATTCAATCAATACCATGAAGACAATGAATTCACACATGAGCTCATCACTGGCTACTGTCCGCGTTACGTCTTGAGTCTTCTTGATGTGGGGAAGGCGGATCTCCAGCGACAAG TGAGGCCCGAGGCCTGGCTGTCCGCTGgacccagccctgggcctggccgtCTGCAGCTGGTGTGCCACGTCTCCGGCTTCTACCCCAAGCCTGTGCAGGTGACGTGGATGCGGGGCGAGCAGGAGCAACAGGGCACCCAGCGAGGTGACGTCCTGCCCCATGCTGATGGGACATGGTACCTTCAGGTGTCCTTGGATGTGAAAGCCAAGGAGGCAGCTGGCCTGTCCTGCCGTGTGAGACACAGCAGTCTAGGAGGCCAGGACATGGTCCTCCACTGGG AGCAGCCCCACTCCGTGGGCTTGGTCTTCCTGGTGGTGATCGTGCCCCTGGTGCTCCTGGCAGGCCTGGCGTGGTGGCTCTGGAAGCGCTG GAAAGCCCACTGGAGACCTCAGTGCATGGACTTCCCTTCGGAGCAGGAACCCAGCAGCCCAAGCTCCAGCACTTACCTAAACCCAGCTCAGCACTGA
- the LOC100687704 gene encoding LOW QUALITY PROTEIN: T-cell surface glycoprotein CD1b-like isoform X1 (The sequence of the model RefSeq protein was modified relative to this genomic sequence to represent the inferred CDS: inserted 3 bases in 2 codons): MDFQEPISFQIILTSSFYNHCWTQDLGSSWLGEVQTHXWDSKNGASIFMWPWSTGHFSKEQLTELERILHTNSMRFLQIIHDSVSDGQLECEFTTLEGGIEEAGLCVSLDPSSSRKEPPLFSYDHPFPWPPTRHLWSSLYPFQVQXGRSCELYVGEPSVGFAQIVYQGSDFLSF; the protein is encoded by the exons ATGG ACTTCCAAGAGCCAATCTCCTTCCAAATCATCCTGACCTCATCCTTTTATAACCATTGCTGGACGCAAGATCTGGGCTCTTCTTGGCTTGGTGAAGTTCAGACTC TCTGGGATAGCAAGAATGGTGCTTCCATTTTCATGTGGCCTTGGTCCACTGGTCACTTCAGCAAGGAGCAGCTCACAGAGCTGGAAAGGATACTCCATACAAACTCCATGAGATTTCTTCAGATAATTCATGACAGTGTCAGTGATGGGCAGCTTGAATGTGAATTCACCACCCTCGAGGGTGGGATAGAAGAGGCAGGTCTGTGTGTGTCCTTGGATCCTTCCTCATCAAGGAAAGAGCCTCCACTG TTCTCCTATGACCACCCGTTTCCCTGGCCTCCAACCAGGCACCTCTGGTCCTCACTCT ATCCCTTCCAAGTACA TGGCAGAAGCTGTGAGCTATATGTTGGGGAACCATCAGTAGGCTTTGCCCAGATTGTTTACCAAGGATCAGATTTCCTGAGCTTCTAG
- the LOC608848 gene encoding T-cell surface glycoprotein CD1a isoform X1, whose amino-acid sequence MLFLQLVLLAVLLPEGDSEDDSQEPVSFRVIRTSSLYNRSWTQNQGSVWLDDVQIHAWDNKNRTFVFRWPWAQGDLSNEERMEADQLFYSNYIFYNLVYHDHVSQWQLEYPFQVQMEIGCELRIGEPFSGFMRYAYQGTDLIHFQNTSWRPSPKGGSRAQQASSVFNQYHEDNEFTHELITGYCPRYVLSLLDVGKADLQRQVRPEAWLSAGPSPGPGRLQLVCHVSGFYPKPVQVTWMRGEQEQQGTQRGDVLPHADGTWYLQVSLDVKAKEAAGLSCRVRHSSLGGQDMVLHWEQPHSVGLVFLVVIVPLVLLAGLAWWLWKRWKAHWRPQCMDFPSEQEPSSPSSSTYLNPAQH is encoded by the exons ATGCTCTTCCTGCAACTTGTGCTGTTGGCGGTTCTCCTCCCGGAGGGTGACAGCGAAGATG ATTCCCAAGAACCAGTCTCCTTCCGAGTCATTAGAACCTCATCCCTCTACAACCGTTCCTGGACACAAAATCAAGGCTCAGTTTGGCTGGATGATGTGCAGATTCATGCCTGGGACAACAAGAATCGAACTTTCGTTTTCCGGTGGCCTTGGGCCCAGGGAGACTTAAGCAACGAAGAGCGGATGGAAGCAGATCAGTTATTCTattcaaactatattttttataatctggTTTACCATGACCATGTCAGCCAATGGCAGCTTGAAT ATCCCTTTCAGGTACAGATGGAAATAGGCTGTGAGCTGCGCATTGGAGAACCTTTCTCAGGATTCATGAGGTATGCTTATCAAGGTACAGACCTTATACACTTCCAGAACACGTCATGGAGGCCATCTCCAAAGGGAGGAAGTAGGGCTCAACAGGCCTCCAGCGTATTCAATCAATACCATGAAGACAATGAATTCACACATGAGCTCATCACTGGCTACTGTCCGCGTTACGTCTTGAGTCTTCTTGATGTGGGGAAGGCGGATCTCCAGCGACAAG TGAGGCCCGAGGCCTGGCTGTCCGCTGgacccagccctgggcctggccgtCTGCAGCTGGTGTGCCACGTCTCCGGCTTCTACCCCAAGCCTGTGCAGGTGACGTGGATGCGGGGCGAGCAGGAGCAACAGGGCACCCAGCGAGGTGACGTCCTGCCCCATGCTGATGGGACATGGTACCTTCAGGTGTCCTTGGATGTGAAAGCCAAGGAGGCAGCTGGCCTGTCCTGCCGTGTGAGACACAGCAGTCTAGGAGGCCAGGACATGGTCCTCCACTGGG AGCAGCCCCACTCCGTGGGCTTGGTCTTCCTGGTGGTGATCGTGCCCCTGGTGCTCCTGGCAGGCCTGGCGTGGTGGCTCTGGAAGCGCTG GAAAGCCCACTGGAGACCTCAGTGCATGGACTTCCCTTCGGAGCAGGAACCCAGCAGCCCAAGCTCCAGCACTTACCTAAACCCAGCTCAGCACTGA